Within Euryarchaeota archaeon, the genomic segment AATCGGCCGGCGCGTCGGGTCGGAAAACGCGCATGAACAGGCGGGTGCCGTCGAAGCTTTCGAGCCACATGGCTTCCCCGGGAAGGATCTTGAACTGCTCGATGCTTTGGAGCAGTGGAACGGGGGCGAGAGCGGCGGCGGGATCCAGCGGACCGATGGGTTGCGATACACAACCGGACAGAAGCAGCGACAGGCCTACGGCGAAAAGCATTACGGAACGTCGACCATGCCCTGCCCTTCCCATGCTTATCTTATGAGGGAGCCCCTTTGTGCGATATAAAACAGTTGTGGCACGAGGGTTGCTACCGGGGGCGTCGCGGCGCGCGTGTCTTTCGCGTCGACCCGAACGTCGGGATGCGGCCGGGCGTGTGAGGCGCATGGTGGGGCATTTTAACCAATGTGGCCGTTCAACGAACGTGGAGCGACGAAGCGTGATCGTGGTCGGGGCCGGGATAATCGGCGTTTCAGCCGCCTACCACCTGGCCAAACTCGGTGTCGAGCGCCCGTTGCTTGTCGAAAGAAGACACCCTGCGTCGGGAAGTTCCGGCCTGGGTGCCGGCATCGTGGGGAGCCTCGCTTGGAATCCCTTGGACGTGAAGCTCGTCGCCCGTTCGAGGCGATTATACGAATGGCTCCACGATGAGGTCCGGAAAGCGCCGGAAGGGAGCAAGGACACCGAGGAAGTGGACGCCGACGCCGTCGAACGAAGGCTCCGGTCCATCCAACTCGAGGCGATGGGCCGACCAGCCTCGACCCCCGCGAGTTTCACCTATAACCGCGTGGGCTCGATGACCGCCGTCGCCGGCAAGGACGCGAAACGCCTGGAAGAACTCACGGCGATGCAACGCGCGGCAGGAGCGCGCGTCGAGATCATTCTCCCCGAACAACTGGCGAACGTGCCGGGGCTCAAGACGATGGACACGCGAGGGATCGAACTCGTTTCCCACTGCCCCGATGACGGCTGGGCCGTGACGACCGACGCGACGAACGCGATGGCCACCCTCGCCAGGAGAGCGGGCGTTGAATTGCGTAACGACGCGGAGGTCGGCCTGTCGGTCGCGAACGGATCCATGCGAGGTGTGCACCTAAGCGATGGGACGGAGCTAGCGGCCGACCGCGTCATTGTGGCCGGCGGGATATGGACGAAACGCATCCTTGGGAAAGCGGGCGTATCGATGCCCCTCGCCCCGTATCCCACGCAGGCGTCGA encodes:
- a CDS encoding FAD-binding oxidoreductase; its protein translation is MERRSVIVVGAGIIGVSAAYHLAKLGVERPLLVERRHPASGSSGLGAGIVGSLAWNPLDVKLVARSRRLYEWLHDEVRKAPEGSKDTEEVDADAVERRLRSIQLEAMGRPASTPASFTYNRVGSMTAVAGKDAKRLEELTAMQRAAGARVEIILPEQLANVPGLKTMDTRGIELVSHCPDDGWAVTTDATNAMATLARRAGVELRNDAEVGLSVANGSMRGVHLSDGTELAADRVIVAGGIWTKRILGKAGVSMPLAPYPTQASILVTTGMERCPAFHDTLNGVYWRGEGSGRLLVGDGTGLVEVPPDDFPKPPTDEFKEKVAQAITARFPKSGWKFERAWMGACTATPDRHPLVGGVPGVSGLFVAAGANGFGFMRGPALGEAIADIATGRTPPVDIGDFDPARFRGYAGEPFAIREGFTIE